From one Sciurus carolinensis chromosome 9, mSciCar1.2, whole genome shotgun sequence genomic stretch:
- the LOC124993532 gene encoding 60S ribosome subunit biogenesis protein NIP7 homolog isoform X2 — MWPLTEEETQVMFEKIAKYIGENLQLLVDRPDGTYCFRLHNDRVYYASEKILRLGANISRDKLVLLGTCFGKFTKTHKFHVHITALNYLAPYAKGFGVAAKSTQDCKKVDPMAIVVFHQADMGEYVRHEETLT, encoded by the exons ATGTGGCCTTTGACTGAGGAGGAGACCCAAGTAATGTTTGAGAAGATAGCCAAATACATCGGGGAGAATCTTCAGCTGCTGGTCGACAGGCCCGATGGCACCTACTGTTTCAGGCTGCACAATGACCGGGTGTACTACGCGAGTGAGAAGATTTTGAGGTTGGGCGCCAATATCTCCAGGGACAAGCTGGTATTGCTGGGGACCTGCTTTGGAAAGTTCACTAAGACCCACAAGTTCCATGTGCACATTACAGCTCTAAATTACCTTGCACCGTATGCCAA gggttttggggtagCAGCAAAGTCTACACAAGACTGCAAGAAAGTAGACCCCATGGCAATTGTGGTATTTCATCAAGCAGACATGGGGGAATATGTACGTCATGAAGAGACATTGacttaa
- the LOC124993532 gene encoding 60S ribosome subunit biogenesis protein NIP7 homolog isoform X1 has product MWPLTEEETQVMFEKIAKYIGENLQLLVDRPDGTYCFRLHNDRVYYASEKILRLGANISRDKLVLLGTCFGKFTKTHKFHVHITALNYLAPYAKYKVWIKSGAEQSFLYGNHVLKSGLGQITENTSQYQGVVVYSMAHIPLGFGVAAKSTQDCKKVDPMAIVVFHQADMGEYVRHEETLT; this is encoded by the coding sequence ATGTGGCCTTTGACTGAGGAGGAGACCCAAGTAATGTTTGAGAAGATAGCCAAATACATCGGGGAGAATCTTCAGCTGCTGGTCGACAGGCCCGATGGCACCTACTGTTTCAGGCTGCACAATGACCGGGTGTACTACGCGAGTGAGAAGATTTTGAGGTTGGGCGCCAATATCTCCAGGGACAAGCTGGTATTGCTGGGGACCTGCTTTGGAAAGTTCACTAAGACCCACAAGTTCCATGTGCACATTACAGCTCTAAATTACCTTGCACCGTATGCCAAGTATAAAGTGTGGATAAAGTCTGGAGCAGAGCAGTCCTTCCTGTATGGAAACCATGTGTTGAAATCTGGTCTGGGTCAAATCACTGAAAACACTTCTCAGTACCAGGGAGTGGTGGTGTACTCCATGGCACACAtccctttgggttttggggtagCAGCAAAGTCTACACAAGACTGCAAGAAAGTAGACCCCATGGCAATTGTGGTATTTCATCAAGCAGACATGGGGGAATATGTACGTCATGAAGAGACATTGacttaa